Proteins found in one Brevibacillus brevis genomic segment:
- a CDS encoding homoserine dehydrogenase, with amino-acid sequence MTHKVALLGFGVVGQGLAEILETKADALYANVGFEAKVVAISDLMKGSLYHPDGLDLSLALRIVGETGSLQGYPDTPGLIKGWDSFQTIRESNADTIVEMTFTDIKTGQPAIDHCKAAFESKKNIVMSNKGPVSLAFRELETVAKQNGVRWCYEGTVMSGTPSIRMPLVSLVGNDISEIRGILNGTTNYILTRMEEGLTYEDALAEAQSLGYAEADPRNDVEGFDAQYKVTILANTIMNAHIQRDEIAREGISKLTPQDIQWAKENKKRWKLIARVVKEGEHVMAKVGPEAIPLTDPLAGVLGAQNAITYYCDLAGPITLIGAGAGRTETGFSILIDLINISRGQL; translated from the coding sequence ATGACACACAAAGTAGCATTACTCGGTTTTGGAGTGGTAGGACAAGGATTGGCGGAAATTTTGGAAACGAAAGCGGACGCTTTATACGCAAATGTAGGTTTCGAGGCGAAAGTAGTAGCGATTTCTGATCTGATGAAAGGCTCCCTCTATCATCCAGACGGTCTGGATCTCTCTTTGGCTTTACGTATTGTGGGCGAAACGGGCAGTTTGCAGGGCTACCCTGATACCCCTGGCTTAATCAAAGGCTGGGACAGCTTTCAAACGATTAGGGAAAGCAATGCGGATACGATCGTAGAAATGACGTTCACGGATATTAAAACAGGTCAGCCAGCGATCGATCATTGTAAGGCTGCCTTTGAAAGTAAGAAAAATATCGTGATGAGCAACAAAGGACCCGTTTCTCTGGCATTCCGAGAGTTGGAGACAGTAGCAAAACAAAACGGGGTTCGCTGGTGCTATGAAGGAACAGTTATGAGTGGAACGCCATCCATCCGTATGCCACTCGTTTCATTGGTAGGTAACGACATCTCCGAAATTCGCGGAATTCTCAATGGAACAACAAACTATATCCTCACTAGGATGGAGGAAGGATTGACCTATGAGGACGCCTTGGCAGAAGCGCAATCTCTCGGGTATGCAGAGGCAGATCCGCGAAACGATGTCGAAGGCTTTGATGCTCAATATAAAGTAACGATTTTGGCAAACACGATCATGAACGCTCATATTCAAAGAGACGAGATCGCGCGTGAAGGAATTTCGAAACTTACCCCACAAGACATTCAATGGGCAAAAGAAAATAAGAAAAGATGGAAGCTGATCGCACGAGTTGTTAAAGAAGGGGAGCATGTAATGGCAAAGGTTGGTCCCGAAGCAATCCCGTTAACCGACCCGTTGGCAGGCGTATTAGGGGCGCAAAACGCGATCACCTATTACTGCGATTTGGCAGGTCCGATTACGCTTATCGGTGCAGGAGCTGGACGCACAGAGACTGGCTTCTCTATTCTCATTGATTTGATCAACATTAGCCGTGGCCAATTGTAG
- a CDS encoding aldehyde dehydrogenase family protein — protein sequence MMTETFIKKKMFLAGKWVSRDKEMNVHNPHDNSIIATVPAANEDDVLFAIEEAKDGQTIAAAIPVHERMAIIHRAADWISENKELYAKVIALEGSKTIREARKEVRRCVETLRISAEEARRIYGETIQFDQMPGSENRVGYYYRFPIGIITAITPFNDPLNLVAHKIGPAIAAGNAIIVKPAPTTPLSALLLAEAFDRAGLPPKVLSIITGFTNDMGEALITHPAIRMISFTGGLATGEAIMKKAGLKKMSMELGSNSPVIVLKDADLELAVESSVSGAFWAAGQNCLGVQRIYAQEEIYDEFVDRFVTLTKQYRVGDKLSEETDMGPMISENEAKRVENWVTEAVQKGATLLCGGIRNGAYYEPTVLINVPANCKIAKDEVFGPVVSIFKVADLDTAIREANQVPFGLQAGIFTREVDKAFSAIYKLEVGGVMINDSSDYRIDAMPFGGVKGSGIGREGIAFALQEMTEPKVVCFRLLK from the coding sequence ATGATGACGGAAACTTTCATTAAAAAAAAGATGTTTCTAGCTGGGAAGTGGGTATCCCGCGATAAAGAAATGAACGTTCATAATCCGCATGATAATAGCATCATTGCAACGGTGCCGGCTGCTAATGAGGACGACGTACTGTTCGCCATTGAAGAGGCAAAAGATGGACAAACGATAGCGGCGGCCATTCCAGTGCATGAGCGGATGGCTATCATCCATCGTGCCGCTGATTGGATTTCCGAGAACAAAGAACTATATGCGAAGGTCATTGCTCTTGAGGGAAGTAAAACGATCCGGGAAGCAAGAAAGGAAGTAAGGCGTTGTGTAGAGACATTGCGGATCAGTGCGGAAGAAGCGAGACGAATTTACGGAGAAACGATACAATTTGACCAAATGCCAGGCAGCGAAAATCGCGTCGGCTATTACTACCGTTTTCCGATTGGCATCATTACTGCCATCACACCGTTTAACGATCCGTTAAACCTCGTCGCACACAAAATCGGACCCGCGATTGCTGCTGGAAATGCCATTATTGTCAAACCTGCGCCAACGACACCTTTGAGTGCCTTGCTGCTTGCAGAAGCATTTGATAGAGCGGGACTTCCTCCGAAGGTGCTCTCCATTATTACTGGCTTTACGAATGACATGGGGGAGGCATTAATCACTCATCCGGCAATTCGAATGATTTCGTTTACAGGTGGGCTAGCTACTGGAGAAGCGATCATGAAAAAAGCCGGGCTAAAAAAGATGAGCATGGAGCTAGGCTCAAACTCACCCGTCATCGTCTTGAAAGATGCTGATTTGGAACTAGCGGTAGAGTCGTCTGTGTCGGGTGCGTTTTGGGCAGCTGGTCAAAATTGTCTAGGAGTACAGCGCATTTATGCACAGGAAGAAATTTATGATGAATTCGTTGATCGGTTCGTCACGCTTACGAAACAATACCGAGTCGGAGACAAATTATCGGAAGAAACCGATATGGGTCCCATGATCTCGGAAAACGAAGCGAAACGAGTTGAGAATTGGGTGACTGAAGCGGTGCAGAAAGGTGCGACGCTGCTTTGCGGGGGGATACGTAACGGTGCCTATTACGAACCGACCGTATTAATCAATGTGCCGGCAAATTGCAAGATTGCGAAGGATGAAGTATTTGGTCCGGTCGTTTCTATTTTCAAGGTCGCGGATTTGGATACTGCTATACGTGAAGCGAACCAAGTACCTTTCGGACTTCAAGCTGGCATTTTCACACGTGAAGTGGACAAGGCATTTTCTGCTATTTACAAGCTAGAAGTGGGAGGTGTTATGATTAACGATAGTTCTGATTACCGTATCGATGCGATGCCGTTCGGGGGCGTGAAAGGATCGGGAATCGGTCGTGAGGGAATTGCCTTTGCCCTGCAAGAAATGACCGAACCGAAAGTAGTATGCTTCAGACTTTTAAAGTAA
- a CDS encoding amino acid permease, whose amino-acid sequence MGHMNEKGQTELRRTMKSRHLFMISLGGVIGTGLFLSSGYTLNQAGPGGALLAYLVGGLIMYLVMLCLGELSVAMPVTGSFQTYATKYIGPATGFTVGWMYWLTWVVTVGSEFTASGLLMQRWFPDTSVWMWSAIFGGVIFIANALSVKFFAETEFWFAGVKVIAIIMFIILGGAAMFGFLPLKTGSPAPMLSNFFGEGGLIPNGFLPVVMTMISVNFAFSGTELIGITAGESENPEKSIPRTMTNIIWRTMIFFIGAIFVLAGLIPWREAGVIESPFVLVFDNIGVPYAADIMNFVIITALLSVANSGLYASTRMLWALSKENMISHRLGRVNSKGVPMNALIISMLIACLSLLSSVFAADTVYLVLVSISGFAVVVVWMAIAASQFMFRKRFLEENNDINDLKYRTPLYPLVPIAAFGLCLASCVGLAFDPSQRIAIYCGIAFMAGCYLFYYIKNRKKQITKTSDSIVDVMEIKNRTRVGSAYDESDCNDFREISDDDPRWRHGH is encoded by the coding sequence ATGGGGCACATGAATGAAAAAGGTCAGACCGAACTACGTCGTACGATGAAAAGCAGACATTTGTTTATGATCTCCCTGGGAGGGGTAATTGGCACAGGGCTGTTTTTAAGCTCTGGCTATACCCTGAATCAGGCAGGTCCTGGGGGAGCGCTTCTTGCTTATCTGGTGGGTGGCTTAATCATGTATCTTGTCATGTTGTGCCTAGGGGAGTTATCAGTTGCCATGCCTGTAACCGGCTCTTTTCAAACCTACGCCACTAAATATATCGGGCCAGCAACCGGATTTACAGTAGGATGGATGTATTGGCTGACGTGGGTGGTTACAGTAGGCTCTGAATTTACAGCGTCTGGTCTTTTGATGCAGCGATGGTTTCCGGACACCTCTGTGTGGATGTGGAGCGCTATTTTTGGTGGAGTGATCTTTATAGCAAACGCGCTTTCCGTCAAGTTTTTTGCAGAAACTGAATTTTGGTTCGCAGGTGTGAAGGTCATTGCGATTATTATGTTCATCATTTTGGGCGGCGCTGCGATGTTCGGATTTCTTCCATTGAAAACGGGATCACCCGCTCCCATGTTGTCTAATTTTTTTGGAGAGGGCGGTCTTATCCCGAACGGATTTCTCCCTGTAGTGATGACGATGATCTCCGTCAACTTTGCCTTCTCGGGTACGGAGCTAATCGGGATCACTGCTGGGGAAAGCGAAAACCCGGAGAAGAGTATCCCCCGTACGATGACGAACATTATTTGGCGAACGATGATATTCTTTATCGGTGCCATTTTTGTACTAGCTGGTTTAATTCCGTGGAGAGAAGCTGGCGTTATTGAAAGCCCGTTTGTCTTGGTCTTTGACAACATCGGGGTGCCTTACGCGGCCGATATTATGAATTTTGTCATTATTACGGCATTGCTTTCCGTAGCTAACTCGGGCTTGTATGCCTCAACCCGCATGCTGTGGGCTCTTTCGAAAGAAAATATGATCAGCCATCGACTGGGGAGAGTAAATTCCAAAGGTGTACCGATGAATGCTTTGATCATTAGCATGTTGATTGCGTGTTTATCGCTTCTGTCCAGTGTATTTGCTGCTGACACCGTATATCTCGTTCTTGTTTCGATTTCTGGTTTTGCCGTAGTTGTTGTCTGGATGGCAATTGCAGCGTCCCAATTTATGTTTCGTAAGCGTTTTCTTGAGGAAAACAATGATATCAACGATTTGAAATACCGCACGCCTCTGTATCCGCTTGTACCGATTGCCGCTTTTGGTTTATGCCTCGCATCTTGTGTCGGACTTGCTTTTGACCCAAGTCAACGGATTGCGATCTATTGCGGTATAGCATTTATGGCTGGTTGCTACTTATTTTACTATATCAAAAATCGCAAAAAGCAAATCACGAAAACCAGCGACTCTATTGTGGATGTAATGGAAATAAAAAATAGAACGAGAGTAGGTTCGGCGTACGATGAATCCGATTGCAACGATTTTAGAGAAATTTCCGATGATGATCCTCGATGGCGCCATGGCCACTGA